GAAAAATATCCTCCGGATTTTGATGCTGGAGGGGTGGTGAACATCGGGTCCTGTGTCTCCAACGCCCACATCTCTGGGGCGGCCATAAAGATAGCCAATATATTCGCCAGCCTACCCCTCAGGGCAAACTACGAGGTAATTGCCGATTACGTGCTCAACCGGGTGGGTGCCTGTGGGGTGGCATGGGGCGCGATGAGCCAAAAGGCCGCCTCTATCGGCACAGGGTTCAACAGGTTGGGTGTCCCTGTGGTCCTAGGCCCCCATTCATCCAAATATAGAAGGCTCTATCTCTCTAGAAAAGAGGAGGATGATTGGACGGTGATGGACGCCAGGAAAAGGGAGCTGGTGGATACGGGAGAGCCCTCCCCTGAGCATATTGCATACGTCGCCGAGACAAAGGAGAAGGCCATGATAATGATCCCCAAACTCTGTATAAGGAAGAACGACACCCCGCAAGGCAGGGGGATCAAGCTCAACCATTACATCTCCCTCTACAAGAAGTATACGGGTGGTGGTCTACCTGAAGACCTTCATCTCTATATCCGAAGGGCTGCAGACATCCCCCTTGTATATAGAAAAGAGGTGATGCCCTATTTAGAGAAGATCGGGTGGAAACCGAAGGAGCCCGTGGGCCTGCCCACATTCATTGGGACCTATCCGTCGAAGGTTCCCATCGATTCAGTCATACATTAAGGAGGTGAAAAGATGGCTACAGTACCATATCATCGGGTAAATGTCCTGACAGGGATAAAGGGTGCTGCAATCCTGGAGAAACCTGAGCAATTTACCAAGATTATTTCAAAGGCGGAGAGGCCCTTACTTGTACTCGGACCCAGACTTTTGGAATGGTCCCTTGATGGCAGATCCGTCTTGGAACATGCCTTGGATATAGCCAAGACCGCCAACATCCCGATCTGCGCTACGGCGCATCTGAAGGGGAAGCTGACAGAGCTGGAGGTTACCCCGGATAGCGTCTACGATGCGGTGGAGATAGTAAATGTCCTTAGAGATCCCGACTGGAAGGGTGTCAAGGGAGAAGGGAATCACGATCTGGTGATCTTCTTTGGCATAAGGAGCGATTTACAAAACCAGTGTCTCTCTGTGCTCAAGCACTTTGCCTATAAGCATCTAAAGACGATGACCTTGGATAAGTATTACTTCCCCAACGCAGACTTTTCCCTTACCAACGTGACAAAGGACAAAAGTTGGAAGGCATTTTTGGAGGGTCTAAAGAGCAGCTTGCAAACAAAGGCATAGATTACGGATAGAATCTTAGCTAAGGAGGTATTAAGATGGATTGGCATTCAGATATTGGCCCCCAATATGAGGGAGAGGTAGTGAGGAAGGAGGAGCTGTGGATTGAGTTTGGCGGTCCAAAGGTCGAGAGCAAGTTTGAACATGTGAGGCTAAGGGACCCCAACGAGATCGAAAATGAAAAGGTAGAGCTCATCGGCCCTGATCTTGGTGAGTTGGGGGAGGAGGGCAGCTACCCTATAGGGATCATGATTGATGTGGCAGGGGCAGAACTGGAAGAGGATGCCATGGGTGTCCTTGAGCGAAGGATCCATATGTTCACCAACTTTATTGAGTGTTGGTATCACATGAACCAGAGGGATGCTGTATGGATAAGGTTGAATAAGGTATGTGCCGAGAAGGGTTGGAATACACTGAAGGAGTTCGGAGAGATTCTGATATTCCTCTACACCTCAGAGCTGCCGATTATCGAAAAGATCCAGGCCACCATCATCACGGATCCAGATGAGATAGAAAAGGCCTTTCCTGAGGTCAAGGCGAGGTGGGAGGCGAGGGATGAGAGGGCGAGACAATTGAACGATGAGGATGTGGATACCTTTTATGGCTGTGTCCTCTGCCAGAGCTTTGCCCCCACCCATGTCTCTGTAATCAGCCCAAACAGGATCGCCAATTGTGGGGCGATAAACTGGTTCGACGGTAGGGCGGCTGCCAAGATAGACCCGGAGGGACCGATATTCGCCATCCCCAAGGGAGAGCTTGTAGACGAGATAAGGGGCGAGTACACTGGGGTCAATGAGACAGTGAAACAGAGATCCCTTGGTGGGGTCGAGCGAGTCTACCTCTACAGTGCCTTTGAGCATCCCCACACATCTTGTGGCTGTTTCGAAGCAATAGTGTACTACATCCCTGAGGTGGACGCCTTCGGGATAGTCCATAGGGACTATAAGGGAGAGACCGTGATCGGTGAGACCTTTTCCCATATGGCTGGTGAGACCTCAGGGGGAAGGCAGGTAGAGGGGAGGCTTGGCACAGGTCTGGAGCAGATAAGGTCCCCCAAGTTTATCCAGAAGGATGGGGGGCTTCACAGGGTGGTCTGGATGGCGAAGGAGATCAAGGAGAGATACAGGGAGGTGTTCGAAGCCAAAGGGCTCTACGACAAGATAGCCACCGAGGAAGACGTCAAGGACACCGACGAGCTTTTGAGTTGGTTGGATGAGCATCAACACCCCTGGCTTTTGGGGGAGGTTGAGCTCCCTGAGTAGAAATAACCTAAAGGGAGGGATATGAAATGCCACTATCCGGGACACAGATCGCCAAGTTGTTGCCCAACAGGAAACCTTGCCGCGAGTGCGGGTTCCCTACCTGTTTTGCCTTTGCCATGAAGCTTGCCTCTGGGGGGACTACCCTTGACAAATGTCCTTACCTTAGCCCGGAGGCAAAGGTCCAGCTTGAGGAGGCCCTGGCGCCCTTGATGAAGCTGGTCACCGTAGGTTCGGGCGAGACCAAGTTGGAGATAGGGGATGAAGAGATTATCTATCGGCATGAGAAGACTTACAGACACCCTACTGGGGTCGCCATTTTGATCTCAGATACAGAAGAGGAGGCAACAGTTGAGGAGAAGATCAAGAAGATAAAGGAGCTTCAGTTCACCTGGATAGGTCTAACCCTTAAGGCCGACCTATTGGCCCTGCAGTTTGAGTCCGGTGATCGCTCGAAGTTTTTGGCCTTGGTAAAAAAGGTCTCTGCTTCAACGGACCTGCCCTTGATGTTTATCTGTGAGGATACAGATACCCTCTTTGAGGCCTACGATATCTGTGTTGGTAGAAGGCCGCTGCTCTATCCCGTTACCAAAGAGAACATAGATGCAGTGATCCCCAAGATAAAGGAGAGGCCCACCCCTATAGGGATTCGTGCCGAAGGTGTGTCAGAACTCGTACCTCTGACCACCAGATTGAGGGAGGAGAAGCTTGACGAGGTTGTCTTAGATCCAGGTTCCAAAAACTTTTTTGATGCGATCAGGGATCAGACCTTGATGAGACGGGCGGCGATAAGGCAGGAGTTCAGACCCCTGGGATATCCAACGGTAGTCTTTCCCTTTCATTTTGCCAAAGGTGGGGTAAAGGAGGCGGTGGTTGCCTCTGCGTTCATTATCAAATTTGCAGGGATAGTCATCCTTTCAGATTTCGACCGCGATTCCCTGTTTCCTCTGCTAGTAGAGCGCCTCAACATCTATACTGACCCCAGGATCCCGATGGCGGTGGAGTCAAAGGCCTACGAAATCGGGACACCTGATGAGACCGCTCCTGTGTTGGTTACCAGTAACTGGGCCTTGACCTACTTTCTGGTCTCCACGCAGATAGCCAACAGTAAGGTCTCAGCATGGCTTGCCGTGACCGAATCAGAGGGACTCGGACCACTGACCGCTTGGGCAGCGGGGAAGTTTAATGGAGATATAATCGCTAAGGTCTTTAAACAGACCGAGATGGCGAATAAGGTGAAACATAGGAAGTTGGTCATTCCAGGGAAGTGTGCCCGGATTAAGGGAGAGACAGAGGAGGCACTGGGCTTTGAGTGGGATGCAATCGTTGGCCCACCAGAAGCAGCAGGGATACCTGCTTGGCTGCCAGGTTTTGCAAAACAGGTAAAAGAAGGGGCTGCCAAGGCCTAAAAGGAGGATAGATGCCCACCACTATAGCCATAGCCGGAAAGGGGGGGACGGGCAAGACGGCCATCTCTGCCCTGCTAATCAATTTTTTGGCAAAGCACAGCCCGCCCGTCCTGGGCGTTGACGGTGACCCAGCCACCAACCTGCACATAGCACTTGGTCTACCCTTGGACGACCAGACCAATACCATCGGGGGTATACGGGAGTATATGGAGCACAGGATATACCAGGATGGATTTGATCCGGGGATCCCCAAGCAGGAGTGGCTTGATGCAAAGATGAGGGAAGGCTTGGTGGAGGCCAAGGGGCTCGATCTGCTGGCCATGGGTAGATCTGAGGGGCCAGGGTGTTACTGCGCTGTGAACCACATGCTCCGCTCCACACTGAGCCGCCTCTCAAAGCCTTACAGATTTGTGGTAATTGATAATGAGGCCGGAATGGAGCACATCAGCCGTCAGACCACCACCGATGTGGATACGTTGCTCCTCATATCTAACCCTACGGTTCCCGGCGTCCTTGCGGCGGCAAGGACTCAGAAGCTAGTTCGTGAGCTCAGGAACAAGGTGAGGAGGATCTACCTTATCCTCAATCGAGTGACCGGGGAGCTTCCCCCAAATTTGAAGGACCTCATTAAAGAAGGGGGAATGGAGTTGACCGAGACCATACCTGAAGATCCTTATATGGAGGAGTTTGAGGCAGAGGGTAGGCCAATAATAGAGCTTCCTGAGGATTCACCCCTCCGGAGGGGGGCGTTGGAGATACTGACCAAGCTTCGTTTTGTTTCAGAGCGTATTGCAGCCTGACGAAATTTGCTCAACTAAGTTGGTCATCCTTGAAAAGATAAAGGTGGCTGTTGATTATGCGAAGTGTCATCCCGAGAGCTGCGATAAGGGGATATGTCTAGCTGTATTGGAGTGTCCGAGGAAGCTCTTCAAACAAGAGGAACCCTTTGATCTTCCGTTTGTAATTTCTGGCTTCTGCGAGGATTGCGGTAGGTGTATAGAGGTCTGCCCTCGCCAGGCTGTTTATAAACTTGAATATTGAAAACCAATTCATCACTTATCTGTTGTGACAAAATTAACAAGGAGGTTGAGAATGTCCGTAGTTACGGAAATACCGGCGGTATGGATTCAAGGGGGGACCTGCAGCGGTTGTTCTGTATCGGTGTTAAATACAGTAGCCCCTTCGATAAAGAACGTCCTTATTGATGACGTTGTGCCTGGGAAACACATAAAGAACGTCCTTATTGATGACGTTGTGCCTGGGAAACACATCAATTTGAGGTTTCAGGCGACCATTATGGCTGGTGCAGGGGATCCAGTTATAAAATTTTGGAAGATGTAGGGAAGCAGAAGGAAGGCGAATTTGTCTTAATCGTAGAGGTGGCGGTCCCGACCGCTGACGGATGCGTATTTTGTTGCGTGGGGGAAAGGGGGGAAGAGCCCATCCCCTTCCGCCAGTGGGTGGAAGACCTTGGCAGAAAGGCCTTGGCTGTGATCGCCCTTGGGACCTGGGTGCCATTCGGCGGGATATCAGGCGCAAGACCTAACCCCTCAGGGGTGAAGCCGGTAATGGACATCTACAAGTGGGTTGCTGACCCAATATAATTACACAATTACTTCATAAACCAAAATTCTAATTTTTTTACAAATCTTAGGTGAAAGGAAAAAAGAAATGATAATCTCAGAACAGAAGCCTTTTAAAGAAATTCTCGGATATCTGGAAGATGAGGAGAAGGTTTTCATTGTTGGATGTGGGGATTGTGCCACAGTCTGTCAAACTGGTGGAGAGGAACAGGTAAAAGAGATGAAAGCGAAGTTAGAGGGTGTGGGTAAGATCGTTACTGGCTGGATAGTCTTAAACCCAGCTTGCCATATACTGGAGGTTAAACGGGGCTTTCGCGAGAAGAAAGAGGAAGTAAGCTCTGCAAATTCCTTGCTTGTAATGGCGTGTGGTAATGGTGTACAAGCGGTAGTGGAGGCCAGTGGCAAGGTTGCGCATCCAGCCTTAAACACCTTATTTTTAGGCTCTATCCAGAGGTTTGGTCAATATTTGGAGAGGTGTTCTTTATGTGGAGAATGCATCTTGGAAAAAACAGGCGGAATTTGCCCCCTAACTCGCTGTGCAAAGGGGCTACTCAACGGACCCTGTGGCGGCGCAAAAGATGGTAAGTGCGAGGTAGATCCTGAAAAGGACTGCGCCTGGGAGCTTATATTTAAGCGACTGAATGAACTCGGGAAAATAGAAAGACTCAAAGAGTTCCAACCACCTAAGGCTTACTCCAGGAGCCGGAGATGGAGGGTGATTCTTGAGCGGAAAGCCGGTGTGACAAGCTGAGGTCAAGAGATAGGAGGAGACAGAGAAGACGATTAGTCTGAAGTATAATCAGGTAAATCTATTAACATAAAAAAGGAGGGATTAGATATGGACCTTAAAGAAAAATTTTTGGAGACCTACAGAAATATAGAGAAGGACCCTGAGTCTGGAGAGAGGCATTTTAACGTACCGGTTGAGTATGACGGAGACATGCGCTTCAAGATGACCATGGATGTCTCTAAGCATGTGGTCTTTACGGATTCACCAGCGGGCCTTGGAGGTACCGACAAAGCTGCTTCACCGTTGTTCCTCACTCTGGGGGCGATTGGTGCGTGCATCGGTACGGTTATAATGTTTTGGTCTAGGATTCTGGACATTAAGATAGACAATGTTAAAATCTTCTCACGAGGGCATATCAACCTTGCTGGTTTTCTTGGTCTTCATGAAGGCAAATACAAGCCAGGCTTTGATCAGCTCGAGCCAGTGGTTGAGATTACATCTGACGAAGAGCAGGCCAAGATTGATCAATTGATGGAGAAGGTAAACAGTCATTGCCCCATCTTTTTCAACCTCAGGAACGAAAGCCCAATTGAGTGGAAAATCAGAACAAAGAAATCCAAATAGACGGATTTAGGAGCTAAAACTTTTGAAAGAACTTCATTTCTTAGGGGGTTAATTAAAAAGTACATAGGGTATGAAAAATTAGTTTTAGCTACCCAATAAGGGCGCATTATGATTCTTATAAACAAAAAGGAGCGAAAAGGAGGGAGAAGATGAAATTTCCTGAGGAACTAAAATACATTGAGACGCATCAATGGATAAAACCAGAAGGAACGGTTGGCACAGTTGGCATCACCGATTATGCCCAGGACCAGCTTGGTGAAGTAGTATTGGTGGAACTCCCAAAGGTTGGCAATTCCGTAAAGAAGGGAGAAGTCTTTGGAACTATTGAATCCGTGAAGGCAGTATCCGACCTCTATAGCCCGGTCAATGGCGAGGTAAAGGAGGTAAACGAAGAGCTGTATGATGAGCCAAAGCTGGTAAACGATGACCCGTATGGAAAGGGCTGGATGCTGAAGGTTGAGATGGCCGATCTAGATCAGCTCGATGACCTCTTGTCTGCCAGTGATTACCAGGCTACACTAAAGAAAGAGTAAAGATTGAAGAGGGGCTGGCGATTCATAGACACAGGGGTCAATAATGCCTTCCTGAATATGGCAATCGATGAGGCCATCCTAGATGCTCACATTCAGGGAGGAGTTCTGCCAACCATGAGGGTTTACCAGTGGAATCCGCCAGCCCTCTCTCTTGGATATAATCAGGCCATTGAGTATGATGTGGATTTAGCTAAGTGTCAGGAATCGGGTGTGGATATTGTGAGGAGGATCACAGGAGGACGGGCTGTTCTCCACGCTCAGGAACTGACCTACAGCATTGTGATTTCAATCAATGACGGCTTCCCAAAATCTATTGCGGGCAGTTATCGGCTGTTGAGTCGGGGCTTAATAGAATGCTGTAGGATTCTGGGTCTTGATGTGGAATTGAAGCCAGGAGCGAGAAATATTAGATCAGCGGCCTGCTTTTCCATTTCAACTTTAGCAGACCTTACA
This genomic window from Deltaproteobacteria bacterium contains:
- the gcvH gene encoding glycine cleavage system protein GcvH, producing MKFPEELKYIETHQWIKPEGTVGTVGITDYAQDQLGEVVLVELPKVGNSVKKGEVFGTIESVKAVSDLYSPVNGEVKEVNEELYDEPKLVNDDPYGKGWMLKVEMADLDQLDDLLSASDYQATLKKE
- a CDS encoding OsmC family protein, with translation MDLKEKFLETYRNIEKDPESGERHFNVPVEYDGDMRFKMTMDVSKHVVFTDSPAGLGGTDKAASPLFLTLGAIGACIGTVIMFWSRILDIKIDNVKIFSRGHINLAGFLGLHEGKYKPGFDQLEPVVEITSDEEQAKIDQLMEKVNSHCPIFFNLRNESPIEWKIRTKKSK
- a CDS encoding methylenetetrahydrofolate reductase C-terminal domain-containing protein, with the protein product MIISEQKPFKEILGYLEDEEKVFIVGCGDCATVCQTGGEEQVKEMKAKLEGVGKIVTGWIVLNPACHILEVKRGFREKKEEVSSANSLLVMACGNGVQAVVEASGKVAHPALNTLFLGSIQRFGQYLERCSLCGECILEKTGGICPLTRCAKGLLNGPCGGAKDGKCEVDPEKDCAWELIFKRLNELGKIERLKEFQPPKAYSRSRRWRVILERKAGVTS
- a CDS encoding AAA family ATPase — its product is MPTTIAIAGKGGTGKTAISALLINFLAKHSPPVLGVDGDPATNLHIALGLPLDDQTNTIGGIREYMEHRIYQDGFDPGIPKQEWLDAKMREGLVEAKGLDLLAMGRSEGPGCYCAVNHMLRSTLSRLSKPYRFVVIDNEAGMEHISRQTTTDVDTLLLISNPTVPGVLAAARTQKLVRELRNKVRRIYLILNRVTGELPPNLKDLIKEGGMELTETIPEDPYMEEFEAEGRPIIELPEDSPLRRGALEILTKLRFVSERIAA
- a CDS encoding lipoate--protein ligase family protein, with amino-acid sequence MKRGWRFIDTGVNNAFLNMAIDEAILDAHIQGGVLPTMRVYQWNPPALSLGYNQAIEYDVDLAKCQESGVDIVRRITGGRAVLHAQELTYSIVISINDGFPKSIAGSYRLLSRGLIECCRILGLDVELKPGARNIRSAACFSISTLADLTYQGRKLAGSAQARRRNALLQHGSLPINSHSDLLFSLLRFTSEGSRHKALSVFNKKMVALGEVVGKNIDLQELKEALWKGFAQALGIRFYEGSLTEEEIHHSQELAVTKYRTYEWNHRR
- the cdhC gene encoding CO dehydrogenase/CO-methylating acetyl-CoA synthase complex subunit beta, which encodes MDWHSDIGPQYEGEVVRKEELWIEFGGPKVESKFEHVRLRDPNEIENEKVELIGPDLGELGEEGSYPIGIMIDVAGAELEEDAMGVLERRIHMFTNFIECWYHMNQRDAVWIRLNKVCAEKGWNTLKEFGEILIFLYTSELPIIEKIQATIITDPDEIEKAFPEVKARWEARDERARQLNDEDVDTFYGCVLCQSFAPTHVSVISPNRIANCGAINWFDGRAAAKIDPEGPIFAIPKGELVDEIRGEYTGVNETVKQRSLGGVERVYLYSAFEHPHTSCGCFEAIVYYIPEVDAFGIVHRDYKGETVIGETFSHMAGETSGGRQVEGRLGTGLEQIRSPKFIQKDGGLHRVVWMAKEIKERYREVFEAKGLYDKIATEEDVKDTDELLSWLDEHQHPWLLGEVELPE
- a CDS encoding acetyl-CoA decarbonylase/synthase complex subunit gamma gives rise to the protein MPLSGTQIAKLLPNRKPCRECGFPTCFAFAMKLASGGTTLDKCPYLSPEAKVQLEEALAPLMKLVTVGSGETKLEIGDEEIIYRHEKTYRHPTGVAILISDTEEEATVEEKIKKIKELQFTWIGLTLKADLLALQFESGDRSKFLALVKKVSASTDLPLMFICEDTDTLFEAYDICVGRRPLLYPVTKENIDAVIPKIKERPTPIGIRAEGVSELVPLTTRLREEKLDEVVLDPGSKNFFDAIRDQTLMRRAAIRQEFRPLGYPTVVFPFHFAKGGVKEAVVASAFIIKFAGIVILSDFDRDSLFPLLVERLNIYTDPRIPMAVESKAYEIGTPDETAPVLVTSNWALTYFLVSTQIANSKVSAWLAVTESEGLGPLTAWAAGKFNGDIIAKVFKQTEMANKVKHRKLVIPGKCARIKGETEEALGFEWDAIVGPPEAAGIPAWLPGFAKQVKEGAAKA
- the cdhB gene encoding CO dehydrogenase/acetyl-CoA synthase complex subunit epsilon codes for the protein MATVPYHRVNVLTGIKGAAILEKPEQFTKIISKAERPLLVLGPRLLEWSLDGRSVLEHALDIAKTANIPICATAHLKGKLTELEVTPDSVYDAVEIVNVLRDPDWKGVKGEGNHDLVIFFGIRSDLQNQCLSVLKHFAYKHLKTMTLDKYYFPNADFSLTNVTKDKSWKAFLEGLKSSLQTKA
- a CDS encoding 4Fe-4S binding protein, with translation MAVDYAKCHPESCDKGICLAVLECPRKLFKQEEPFDLPFVISGFCEDCGRCIEVCPRQAVYKLEY